Proteins co-encoded in one Candidatus Pelagibacter sp. RS40 genomic window:
- a CDS encoding PilC/PilY family type IV pilus protein, protein MVLRFITIFFIFFATNIANSKPLPPGTGNSVPANILFLVDKSQSMWDPASGDLKKYVRPFIDVTPRGNGNYFTVSVDESGFGYWNPNTNRLVIDRNVFGGVNRGSRIHGYKGRNMGSPINMEYRNNFIYLLQDKSQDKRAGYTLMSVDSRYSDGGKKCKNCKNLSRFYTKKQAKNLTGLVEHKKGAKDLGGNMAVYFKSKPSMDINGNKMWAISKDVWRVITLNGHLDKSSTVICSNANSTLRALFDDAIDVVQESGNLFAYSKDGPNGKILKQQLSQNGCPTGSLYQGWNKSSNYDTCGAGRGQSIAVRNGVIYTTGYLSAKVCRYTQSGSSIRLTHSVGIKDAYSQNSASNSQIFLDKPMGIRLGEGSASESNRIYVTSFGRNEITILNHTNLAYVDHFGDSGVSLWKGAEDSISFVVKDSALSQSANFGVGFWQGGKADFSGFKYDDNNPNFNMPRDDERTNPEGNIAVGINPKGSQQILELFANDRVQLKYGTLGTGLRTLMRKYWTYNKGIVNPIIPGLDCQVNAMIIIGDGKFTKNSAGHPVTEARARFSSQGVLTFTVGYGERVTKDNSAKQMFKNIAIAGGTHIESGGVVKQQGFFIANTPSDLKAVIDQIVQTIVAKTYSYSAPSISSEIARTGQLFQGKFQNRRNKEWWGTILKTDLTQTGDALTSKQVWDLNDKIKLPAQRKIWTAVQGNTTSNNFTDANSRAISNYFFATGNQVKDYHRRTTGSNNLSNLTRCASSSGVLDGTMDELTGLIRFVRGEDYFDYDGDCDLREPRKRTDDNGKLKNAYIADIYNSELAIVGKPSASIQAQTKNTESYFRQKNNYVTFAANNFNRKDIIYGAANNGVLHAVDADTGEEIWGFVPPLIIPKLPRIINPTLNQASGGGSIPMFLLDGSPTIHDTYFKHPITNKEGWYTLLMIPYGRAGAGFSTIDVTDPNKPLHLYSILNDSTSQKILRVDHQSNLFEYPYKTTRLNIKDFNQSITATNNLGGSNTCDASGNTSCYLSKTWTVPNILDTSEPYTIYANGIDVTKSTAAANISGVVRLTFNKAYKFDASGNTNSDSISIVQIGDLASAGAEYDYRYLGETWGSPRVFRMPNTGAGDNDVLDDEYVAVLTGGFGNFSPAIGSNVYLIDWLTGKVKKEIKIEDKVYDNNSKNDIVNSIPSSPVVITADASQANFSGALLYVSDLEGKITKINLTNMQQTPEYDVTTGQFSSNTKPVRLYDKYTLFDVMSSTQINNRYMYHSLDAGIGVRSKSFWLFGGTGDLMNLSDSQVNLSRVQNVMFGIKDYSYPFFGSQKASQSPDNFLRCKNTTKDQDGSSCPDIADRGWFIDLDDQKKVVNEPTLTGNVVYYPVFKPLRGAKSCGDGKAYICSVDADCGTNLSKKLGTNKGSETTEECFYVGTGVLSKIVSFGTKLYANISGESTNTDKDDIVVIDSIDTGLINYRSSWRDSF, encoded by the coding sequence ATGGTTTTAAGATTTATCACAATTTTTTTTATTTTTTTTGCAACTAATATTGCAAATTCAAAACCACTTCCTCCAGGAACTGGAAATAGTGTTCCTGCAAATATTTTATTTCTAGTCGATAAATCACAAAGTATGTGGGACCCAGCTAGTGGAGATTTGAAGAAATATGTAAGACCATTTATTGATGTTACACCAAGGGGAAACGGAAATTATTTTACTGTTAGTGTAGATGAAAGTGGTTTTGGTTATTGGAACCCTAATACCAATAGATTAGTAATAGATAGAAATGTTTTTGGTGGAGTTAACAGAGGCTCAAGAATTCACGGTTATAAAGGTAGAAATATGGGCAGCCCAATCAATATGGAATATAGAAACAATTTTATTTATTTACTTCAAGATAAATCTCAAGATAAAAGAGCTGGTTATACATTGATGTCAGTAGACTCAAGGTATTCTGATGGTGGAAAAAAATGTAAAAACTGTAAAAATTTATCTCGTTTCTACACAAAAAAACAAGCCAAAAATTTAACTGGATTAGTAGAACATAAAAAGGGAGCGAAAGACCTTGGTGGCAATATGGCAGTTTATTTTAAAAGTAAGCCTTCGATGGATATCAATGGTAATAAAATGTGGGCGATTTCAAAAGATGTATGGAGAGTAATTACATTAAATGGACACTTAGATAAATCCTCAACTGTTATTTGTTCGAATGCAAACTCAACTTTAAGAGCGCTTTTTGATGATGCAATAGACGTTGTACAAGAAAGTGGAAATCTTTTTGCTTATAGCAAAGACGGACCAAATGGTAAAATTTTAAAACAACAACTAAGTCAAAATGGATGTCCAACGGGCAGTCTTTATCAAGGATGGAACAAATCAAGCAACTATGACACCTGTGGAGCAGGAAGAGGTCAAAGTATTGCTGTAAGAAATGGAGTTATTTATACAACAGGGTATTTAAGTGCAAAGGTTTGTAGATACACACAATCTGGAAGTTCAATTAGATTAACTCATAGTGTTGGTATCAAAGACGCCTATAGCCAAAATTCAGCAAGCAATTCACAAATCTTTTTAGATAAGCCGATGGGAATTAGACTTGGTGAAGGAAGTGCGTCAGAATCAAATAGAATATACGTTACAAGTTTTGGAAGAAACGAAATTACTATTTTAAACCATACAAATTTAGCATACGTCGATCACTTCGGAGACTCTGGTGTTTCTCTGTGGAAAGGTGCAGAGGATTCAATAAGTTTTGTAGTTAAAGACTCAGCACTTTCTCAATCGGCTAACTTTGGTGTTGGTTTTTGGCAAGGAGGAAAAGCAGACTTTTCAGGATTTAAATATGACGACAATAATCCAAATTTTAATATGCCAAGAGATGATGAAAGAACTAACCCTGAAGGAAATATAGCAGTTGGAATAAATCCAAAAGGCTCTCAACAAATTTTAGAGTTATTTGCTAACGATAGAGTACAACTAAAATATGGAACCTTAGGCACAGGTCTTAGAACTTTGATGAGGAAATATTGGACCTACAATAAAGGAATAGTTAATCCAATAATACCTGGGCTTGATTGTCAGGTTAATGCAATGATCATTATTGGTGATGGAAAGTTTACAAAAAACTCAGCAGGACATCCAGTTACGGAAGCTAGAGCAAGATTTAGTTCTCAAGGAGTTTTAACTTTTACTGTTGGATATGGTGAGAGAGTTACTAAAGACAACTCAGCTAAACAAATGTTTAAAAATATTGCTATTGCAGGAGGAACACACATAGAATCCGGAGGAGTTGTAAAACAACAAGGATTTTTTATCGCAAATACCCCATCAGATTTAAAAGCTGTAATTGATCAAATTGTTCAAACTATTGTTGCAAAAACATATTCTTATTCGGCACCATCAATATCAAGTGAAATTGCAAGAACTGGACAATTATTCCAAGGAAAATTTCAAAATAGAAGAAATAAGGAGTGGTGGGGTACAATTTTAAAAACAGATCTAACGCAAACAGGGGATGCTTTAACATCTAAACAAGTTTGGGATTTAAATGACAAAATTAAATTACCAGCTCAAAGAAAAATCTGGACAGCCGTACAAGGAAATACTACATCAAATAATTTTACCGATGCAAATAGTAGAGCAATAAGTAATTATTTTTTTGCTACTGGTAATCAAGTTAAAGACTATCATCGAAGAACTACTGGTTCTAATAATTTATCTAACCTAACAAGATGTGCAAGCTCTAGTGGTGTATTAGATGGAACAATGGATGAGCTTACTGGTCTTATTAGGTTCGTTAGAGGTGAAGATTATTTTGATTATGATGGAGACTGTGATCTTAGAGAGCCAAGAAAAAGAACAGATGATAATGGAAAATTAAAAAATGCATATATTGCAGATATTTATAATTCTGAATTAGCTATTGTTGGAAAGCCATCTGCAAGCATTCAAGCACAAACGAAAAATACAGAAAGTTACTTTAGACAAAAAAATAATTACGTAACTTTTGCAGCAAACAACTTTAATAGAAAAGATATAATTTATGGAGCTGCAAACAATGGTGTATTACACGCGGTGGATGCAGATACAGGAGAAGAAATTTGGGGATTTGTTCCTCCTTTAATAATTCCAAAACTTCCAAGAATTATTAATCCAACTTTAAATCAAGCATCAGGAGGGGGAAGTATACCTATGTTCTTGTTAGATGGTTCACCAACTATTCATGATACTTATTTTAAACACCCAATTACAAACAAAGAGGGTTGGTACACATTATTAATGATCCCTTACGGTAGAGCTGGTGCAGGATTTTCTACAATTGATGTTACAGATCCAAATAAACCACTTCACTTATATTCAATATTAAACGACTCAACTAGTCAAAAAATATTAAGAGTAGATCATCAAAGTAATTTGTTTGAATATCCTTACAAAACAACTAGGTTGAATATAAAAGATTTCAATCAATCTATAACAGCAACAAATAATCTTGGCGGATCAAATACTTGTGATGCTTCAGGTAACACTTCTTGTTATTTGAGCAAAACTTGGACGGTGCCAAATATTTTAGATACATCGGAACCCTACACTATTTATGCAAATGGAATTGATGTTACAAAATCAACAGCGGCCGCAAATATATCAGGAGTGGTAAGACTTACTTTTAATAAAGCATATAAATTTGATGCATCAGGAAATACTAATTCTGATAGTATTAGTATTGTTCAAATAGGAGACTTAGCAAGCGCAGGTGCAGAATATGATTATAGATATTTAGGTGAAACATGGGGATCACCTCGTGTCTTTCGAATGCCAAACACAGGAGCTGGAGATAACGATGTACTAGATGATGAATATGTTGCGGTTTTAACAGGTGGTTTTGGTAATTTTTCACCTGCAATTGGATCAAACGTATACTTAATTGATTGGTTAACTGGAAAAGTTAAAAAAGAAATCAAAATAGAAGATAAAGTATATGATAACAATTCAAAAAACGATATTGTTAACTCAATTCCATCATCACCAGTTGTGATAACAGCAGATGCCTCGCAAGCAAACTTTTCAGGTGCACTACTTTATGTAAGTGATTTAGAAGGCAAAATAACGAAAATTAATTTAACTAATATGCAACAAACACCAGAGTATGATGTAACGACTGGGCAATTTAGTTCAAATACTAAGCCGGTTAGACTTTATGATAAGTATACTTTGTTTGATGTCATGTCCTCAACGCAAATAAATAATAGGTACATGTATCATTCATTAGATGCAGGTATTGGTGTTAGATCTAAAAGCTTTTGGTTATTTGGTGGTACGGGCGATCTAATGAACTTAAGTGACAGCCAAGTAAATCTTAGCAGAGTTCAAAACGTGATGTTTGGTATTAAAGATTACTCTTACCCATTTTTTGGATCTCAAAAAGCTAGCCAAAGCCCTGACAATTTTTTAAGATGCAAAAATACTACAAAAGATCAAGATGGTTCTAGTTGTCCTGATATAGCTGATAGAGGATGGTTTATAGATCTTGATGATCAAAAGAAAGTTGTAAATGAGCCAACGTTAACAGGCAATGTAGTTTATTATCCAGTTTTCAAACCACTCAGAGGAGCGAAATCGTGTGGAGATGGCAAGGCATATATTTGTTCTGTAGATGCAGATTGTGGAACCAATTTATCTAAAAAACTTGGGACTAACAAAGGGTCTGAAACAACTGAAGAATGTTTTTATGTTGGTACTGGAGTTTTATCTAAGATAGTTAGTTTTGGAACTAAATTGTATGCAAATATTTCAGGTGAGTCTACAAATACTGATAAAGACGATATAGTAGTAATTGATTCAATAGATACTGGGTTAATCAATTATAGATCGAGCTGGAGAGATTCATTCTAA
- a CDS encoding DMT family transporter — MKSNIINSNTKAYLFLTLAALFWSGNFIVGKAASTYEIPPFSLNFYRWFFAFLILFPFTYKEVINKKDYVFENLGLFIILGITSITIFNSIVYYSLYYTQVISGILMISTIPVWILFFASFLKIEKTNLFQILGVILSLTGVLFIVTKADIQLIKELEFNKGDLSMVIGMLSWAIYSALLRKKTHPISQLALLEIIIICGFIFLVPIYFIEMSFGNKIVLGLPFILTLGYVVLFPGIFAFLFWIKGIDIIGANRSGVFLHLMTIFGALMAIVILGEKFMFYHFLGAIFIIAGITLSNKSKKNA; from the coding sequence ATGAAATCAAATATTATAAATAGTAATACTAAAGCATATTTATTTTTAACATTAGCTGCTTTATTTTGGTCAGGTAATTTTATTGTTGGAAAAGCTGCAAGCACATATGAGATACCACCATTTTCTTTGAATTTTTATAGGTGGTTTTTTGCTTTTTTAATATTATTTCCTTTCACTTATAAAGAGGTAATAAATAAAAAAGATTACGTTTTTGAAAATCTTGGATTGTTTATTATTTTAGGTATTACAAGTATTACAATATTTAATTCAATTGTTTATTACTCATTATATTATACTCAAGTTATCAGTGGTATCTTGATGATATCTACAATTCCTGTTTGGATACTTTTTTTTGCATCATTTTTAAAAATTGAAAAAACTAATCTATTTCAAATTTTAGGAGTAATTTTATCATTAACGGGAGTTTTATTTATTGTCACGAAAGCCGATATTCAACTTATTAAAGAACTAGAGTTTAATAAGGGTGATCTATCAATGGTAATAGGGATGTTATCTTGGGCTATTTATTCAGCTTTACTCCGCAAGAAAACACATCCTATTTCTCAGTTAGCTTTATTAGAAATAATAATAATATGTGGCTTTATATTCCTTGTTCCAATTTATTTTATTGAGATGAGTTTTGGAAACAAGATTGTTTTAGGATTACCATTTATATTAACCTTGGGTTATGTAGTTTTATTTCCTGGCATATTTGCATTTTTGTTTTGGATTAAAGGAATTGACATCATAGGAGCAAATAGGTCTGGGGTTTTTTTACATTTAATGACAATTTTTGGAGCTTTAATGGCAATTGTAATACTTGGTGAAAAATTTATGTTTTATCATTTTCTTGGCGCAATATTCATAATTGCAGGTATAACCCTTTCAAATAAAAGTAAAAAAAATGCTTAA
- a CDS encoding D-2-hydroxyacid dehydrogenase family protein yields MLKVAILDDYQNVAQEFVDLKKLSGKYEIEVFNEPFEGEEDAIEKLNDFEALLIMRERTKITANLIKNLKKLKYIATSGMRNNSIDLEACKKKKIIVTGTDSNLNPTPELTWALILGLARNLKTEIDNMFQGYWQTTIGVELKGKILGLIGLGRVGSQVAKIGKAFGMEVMAWSENLSLDKCKELDVLPCSKEDLIQNSDFLSVHVQGGERYKDCIKLAEFDKMKKTAYLINTSRGPIVNEDDLIIALSTNQIAGAGIDVYEKEPLPSSHKLRFLPNALLVPHIGYVTAENYSIYYNQMFENIEAYLSGKPIRVIE; encoded by the coding sequence ATGCTTAAAGTTGCAATATTAGATGACTATCAAAACGTTGCCCAAGAGTTTGTAGATCTTAAAAAATTATCAGGAAAATATGAAATAGAAGTTTTTAATGAACCATTTGAAGGTGAGGAGGATGCAATCGAAAAATTAAATGATTTTGAGGCATTATTGATAATGAGAGAACGTACTAAAATTACAGCTAATCTAATAAAAAACTTAAAAAAATTAAAATATATTGCAACAAGTGGAATGAGAAATAACTCTATTGATCTTGAAGCTTGTAAAAAGAAAAAAATCATTGTTACCGGAACAGACTCTAATCTTAATCCAACTCCAGAATTAACTTGGGCCTTAATTTTAGGATTGGCAAGAAACCTTAAAACTGAAATTGATAATATGTTTCAAGGATACTGGCAGACAACAATTGGAGTTGAGTTAAAAGGAAAAATATTGGGTTTAATTGGACTTGGTCGCGTTGGTTCACAAGTTGCAAAAATTGGCAAAGCATTTGGCATGGAGGTTATGGCTTGGAGCGAAAACTTAAGCTTGGACAAATGCAAAGAGCTGGACGTTTTACCTTGTAGCAAAGAAGATTTAATTCAAAACTCAGATTTTCTATCTGTTCATGTTCAAGGAGGAGAAAGATATAAAGATTGTATTAAGCTAGCAGAGTTTGATAAAATGAAAAAAACTGCTTATTTAATTAACACATCTAGAGGGCCTATTGTAAATGAAGATGATTTAATCATTGCACTTTCAACAAATCAAATTGCAGGTGCAGGTATTGATGTTTATGAAAAAGAGCCTTTACCTTCTAGTCACAAATTAAGATTTTTACCAAATGCTTTGTTAGTTCCTCACATTGGTTATGTAACAGCTGAAAATTATTCAATCTATTATAATCAAATGTTTGAAAATATTGAGGCATATTTATCTGGAAAGCCTATTCGTGTAATTGAATAA
- a CDS encoding histone deacetylase family protein — translation MELPVVNHKDYVAKIDDDHKFPIKKFGELAKYLIEKEVVSKFYEPNPCSIETLKEAHSEKYILDVKNKKLSEKDIKKIGFPLNDSVVRRSFVATGGTVLASKLAINYGIACNTAGGSHHANFDGGAGYCVFNDVAVAAKYLLNRGLANRILIVDLDVHQGNGNSDIFIDNRNVFTFSMHSKSNYPAKKSLSDLDVELKDNTEDKEYLDILKFNLANLNDENFDFVFYIAGVDIHYNDRLGKLKITDQGINLRDSIVIDNFFSKRIPICGVLGGGYNKDFNKLIELHSSLHKTCAKYI, via the coding sequence ATGGAATTACCTGTTGTTAATCATAAAGACTATGTGGCTAAAATTGATGATGATCATAAATTTCCAATCAAAAAATTTGGTGAACTTGCCAAATATTTAATTGAAAAAGAAGTTGTTTCAAAATTTTATGAACCAAATCCATGTTCAATTGAAACATTAAAAGAGGCTCATTCAGAAAAATATATTTTAGATGTAAAAAATAAAAAATTAAGTGAAAAAGATATTAAAAAAATTGGCTTTCCATTAAATGATAGTGTTGTAAGAAGATCTTTTGTTGCTACTGGCGGAACGGTTTTAGCATCGAAACTTGCAATAAATTATGGAATAGCATGCAATACAGCTGGAGGATCCCATCATGCAAATTTTGATGGAGGTGCTGGTTATTGTGTTTTTAATGATGTTGCTGTTGCAGCAAAGTATTTACTCAACAGAGGTCTTGCTAATAGAATATTAATAGTTGATCTTGATGTTCATCAAGGAAATGGAAACTCAGATATATTTATAGATAACAGAAATGTTTTTACTTTTAGCATGCATTCAAAGTCCAATTACCCTGCAAAAAAATCATTAAGTGACTTAGATGTTGAGCTTAAAGATAACACTGAAGATAAAGAGTATTTAGATATATTAAAATTTAATTTAGCAAATTTGAATGATGAGAACTTTGACTTTGTTTTTTATATAGCTGGCGTTGATATTCACTATAATGATAGATTGGGCAAACTCAAAATTACTGATCAAGGCATAAATTTAAGAGATAGCATTGTAATTGATAACTTTTTTTCAAAAAGAATACCAATTTGTGGGGTATTAGGTGGTGGTTATAATAAAGATTTTAATAAACTAATTGAATTACATTCAAGTTTACACAAAACTTGTGCTAAATATATTTAA
- the msrB gene encoding peptide-methionine (R)-S-oxide reductase MsrB, producing MSKNNPNLTAEQKFVLFEEGTERPGSSELNSEKRKGSYFCANCGVKLFDSDTKYESGSGWPSFYKSLPDVFETKTDYHLGYARTEYHCKNCGGHHGHIFDDGPDPTGKRYCNNGICLVFKEEN from the coding sequence ATGTCAAAAAATAATCCTAATTTAACGGCAGAACAAAAATTTGTTTTATTTGAAGAGGGAACAGAAAGACCAGGTTCTAGTGAATTAAATAGTGAAAAAAGAAAAGGTTCCTATTTTTGTGCAAATTGTGGAGTGAAGTTATTTGATTCTGATACCAAATATGAAAGTGGGTCAGGATGGCCATCATTTTATAAATCTTTACCTGATGTATTTGAAACAAAAACTGATTATCATTTAGGTTACGCAAGAACAGAATATCATTGCAAGAATTGTGGGGGTCATCATGGACATATTTTTGATGATGGTCCAGATCCAACTGGCAAAAGATATTGCAATAATGGTATTTGCTTAGTTTTTAAGGAAGAAAATTAG
- a CDS encoding inverse autotransporter beta domain-containing protein: protein MKFLLKLFIFVLSFATISFADIKQVKDNFFNSLETFLDGNFEHTDFTIRTTEETKPELSIQTFKPLNESDEELTFFQGSFFMHDGDRETLNLGLGKRYISEDETTMYGLNAFYDHELDYDHSRMSLGGEIKSSYLELNYNQYFSNSDSKTGKNSKAEEALDGYDLEFGAQIPYIPSSTFYTKAFKFDVPSGNDFEGYEYTTKVEVPNSGLTFELGHTNYDHHTDEWFLQLRFSTNKVNKDREFISDEVFEKTSIVDQKYDKVRRENIIVKSGSAFTVKAGGF from the coding sequence ATGAAGTTTCTATTAAAGCTGTTTATTTTTGTACTTTCTTTTGCGACTATTTCATTTGCAGATATTAAACAAGTCAAAGATAATTTTTTTAATTCTTTAGAGACATTTTTAGATGGAAATTTCGAACATACAGACTTTACAATTAGAACCACTGAAGAGACAAAACCTGAACTGAGCATACAAACTTTCAAGCCTCTTAATGAAAGTGATGAAGAACTAACTTTCTTTCAAGGTTCTTTTTTTATGCATGATGGAGATAGAGAAACATTAAACCTAGGTCTTGGGAAAAGATATATCTCAGAGGATGAGACAACTATGTATGGTTTAAATGCATTTTATGACCACGAATTAGATTACGATCATTCAAGAATGAGCTTAGGGGGAGAAATAAAATCTTCATATTTAGAATTAAATTACAATCAATATTTTTCAAACAGTGATAGTAAAACAGGAAAAAATAGTAAGGCAGAAGAAGCTTTGGACGGGTATGATTTAGAATTTGGTGCTCAAATACCTTATATCCCTTCTTCTACTTTTTATACGAAAGCTTTTAAATTTGATGTACCAAGTGGTAATGATTTTGAGGGTTACGAGTATACAACAAAGGTTGAGGTACCAAACTCTGGTTTAACATTTGAGCTAGGGCACACAAACTATGATCATCATACAGACGAATGGTTTTTACAATTAAGATTTAGCACAAATAAGGTAAATAAAGATCGTGAATTTATTAGTGATGAAGTATTTGAAAAAACTTCAATAGTTGATCAAAAGTACGATAAAGTAAGAAGAGAAAATATTATAGTAAAAAGTGGATCAGCATTTACTGTTAAAGCGGGAGGATTTTAA
- the grxC gene encoding glutaredoxin 3: protein MKNITVYSGPLCAFCDAAKRLLGRNNLEYKEIDISTDPNLMDEMIKKAGGKRTIPQIFFEEHHVGGYQELRELEKNGTLLTSLK from the coding sequence ATGAAAAATATCACAGTCTACTCAGGACCTTTATGTGCTTTTTGTGATGCTGCCAAAAGATTGTTAGGAAGAAATAATTTAGAATACAAAGAAATAGATATATCAACAGATCCAAATTTAATGGACGAGATGATTAAAAAAGCTGGTGGTAAAAGAACAATTCCTCAAATTTTTTTTGAAGAGCATCATGTTGGTGGGTATCAAGAATTAAGAGAGTTAGAAAAAAACGGAACTTTGTTAACCAGCTTAAAGTAA
- a CDS encoding TIGR03643 family protein, whose translation MKKSHRPETRVKNPEPKMGTSDWIIWAAWADRITFEDIEKKTGKTESEVIKIMRRSLKPSSFRLWRKRVNSQSIKHRKKFEYSRKLIRSKIKKEEYLD comes from the coding sequence ATGAAAAAAAGTCACAGACCAGAAACAAGAGTAAAAAACCCCGAGCCCAAAATGGGCACTTCAGATTGGATAATTTGGGCTGCCTGGGCGGACCGTATTACTTTTGAAGATATAGAAAAAAAAACTGGAAAAACTGAAAGTGAAGTTATTAAAATAATGAGAAGATCTTTAAAACCCTCGTCATTTAGATTGTGGAGAAAAAGAGTAAATTCTCAAAGTATAAAACATAGAAAAAAATTTGAATATTCAAGAAAGCTTATAAGATCGAAGATAAAAAAAGAGGAATATTTAGACTAG
- a CDS encoding LysE family translocator, translated as MLPPDFFLFLQIIFFLFITPGTPRVVIISYSINYGMKKCIWSATGDVIANFVQATLVIFVIGSFFLDHPKVLNIFKWAGIIYLLYLAYDIYKSRPKNISKSNNISKSNFSFLKDGFLVAGTSPKAWMFFPFIFPQFIDFNSNYIIQFIILISTYMILDFLSLIGYALLANKLIIWIKVKPKVINTISACVLIVIAGLIAITQKY; from the coding sequence ATGCTCCCCCCAGATTTTTTTCTTTTTCTTCAAATTATTTTTTTTCTATTCATTACTCCTGGTACTCCTCGAGTAGTTATTATTTCATATTCTATTAATTATGGAATGAAAAAATGTATATGGTCAGCGACAGGTGATGTAATAGCTAATTTTGTCCAAGCTACTTTAGTTATATTTGTAATTGGGTCTTTTTTTTTAGATCATCCAAAAGTTTTAAATATTTTTAAGTGGGCAGGTATAATCTATTTACTTTATCTTGCATATGATATTTATAAATCCAGACCAAAAAACATTTCTAAAAGTAATAATATTTCTAAAAGCAACTTTTCCTTTTTAAAAGATGGTTTTTTAGTTGCAGGTACAAGTCCAAAAGCTTGGATGTTTTTTCCATTTATTTTTCCGCAATTTATTGATTTTAATTCTAACTATATTATCCAATTTATAATTTTAATCTCTACGTATATGATTTTAGATTTTTTATCTTTGATTGGGTATGCTTTGCTAGCAAACAAATTAATTATCTGGATTAAAGTAAAACCAAAAGTAATAAACACAATTTCAGCGTGTGTTCTAATTGTTATTGCTGGTTTAATAGCTATAACTCAAAAATATTAG